A part of Thermocrinis albus DSM 14484 genomic DNA contains:
- a CDS encoding SNF2-related protein — MFITNDKEKNLKQRLKTLIERSEELKFLVGFFYFSGLKELYETLKSMDEKGLLKNQHIKILVGLNVDKGNFGIYEYAKINKFINSDLIKKEFFESLKKALSSQELDREEVYEQAKFFVKLIEEGKLVIRKTREPNHAKLYLFKMNESVNQIIPNLFITGSSNLTKAGLESQNEFNVEIKDYGFEEAEKYFDSLWKRAIEIDKNNVVNVIKNETFLKEIRPFEAYYYLLKVYLETLKGEELTVNLLSEFMRSKGYKPYLYQIEAVAQAVKNCKEHNGTILADVVGLGKTVTACLVAKILGKRGLVICPPHLVGDENKRFGWKKYLEDFELWGWEVRSLGKLEEALKFVKEHKDIEVIIVDEAHRFRNEKTQSYHYLHEICRGKTVILLTATPFNNRPSDIFAMLKLFTIPKKSSIIFDENLEYRFWEYENTFKKLAYIRSYHNSSDKKRRDRARKYFYEVFQSKDIDISRVEELARKIAKEIRAILEPIVIRRNRLDLKYYGEKIDMPEVKDPQEWFFELTPEQLKFYDKVIESFKPIDEGGVFTGAIYFPIRYEKGLKGDEFSEELKLTEEESFLYTSQRNLYDFMRRLLVKRFESSFGAFRESVERFKRVHETALDFVKKTGKFILDRKLMEEVVTADSEEIDKKLAEYEEKLKEGEIDRKYHKVYEIEKFKDGKKFIKDIENDLKLFEDLLKEMDKVGLNEYDPKAERLIEGIENFLNERRKVVIFTEYLDTARYLKEKLEKKFGDKLLLAVGNLSKSTVDALYKNFDAQYKEQEDKYYILLTTDKLSEGFNLNRAGVVINYDIPWNPVRVIQRVGRINRIGKKVYDEIYIVNFFPTEKGADIVKSREIAQTKMFMIHNVLGEDAKIFAPDEEPTPSKLYQRLTTYKEDEEEESFFTKLRREFEEIKEKYPDIEDRVRDLPNRIKVAKRGEENELMVFIKRGKDIFVGYKNYNEKNPSVKTFEEVYEKVKATPEDKSLNLSDSFWKNYHQVLDKGRYQRTSPKRSNETSVKAANLLSTLIGMDNVEKLKPYKKFISDLLEDIRSFGTLSEYALSEIVDWEEYLKNQRIDELVKEIEKLREQIGDDFIERIGKHIKEEDGEIIIAIENQKEGNHAGAS; from the coding sequence ATGTTTATAACCAATGACAAAGAAAAAAATTTAAAGCAAAGGCTAAAGACCCTTATTGAAAGAAGCGAAGAATTGAAATTCCTCGTTGGCTTCTTCTATTTCTCCGGACTCAAAGAACTTTATGAAACTCTAAAATCAATGGATGAAAAGGGACTACTCAAAAATCAACATATTAAAATTCTTGTGGGGTTAAATGTTGATAAAGGAAATTTTGGAATTTATGAATATGCTAAAATTAATAAGTTCATTAACTCAGATCTTATAAAGAAGGAATTTTTTGAATCGCTAAAAAAGGCTCTCTCATCACAGGAACTTGACCGAGAGGAAGTATACGAGCAGGCTAAGTTCTTCGTAAAACTCATTGAAGAGGGAAAACTTGTTATAAGAAAAACAAGAGAACCAAATCATGCAAAATTATATTTATTCAAAATGAATGAATCTGTAAATCAGATCATTCCAAACCTCTTTATAACTGGAAGTAGTAATCTTACAAAAGCTGGACTTGAATCCCAAAATGAATTCAATGTGGAAATTAAAGATTATGGATTTGAAGAGGCAGAAAAATATTTTGATAGTTTGTGGAAGAGGGCTATTGAAATAGATAAAAATAATGTGGTGAATGTAATCAAAAATGAAACTTTCCTCAAAGAAATAAGACCGTTTGAAGCGTATTACTATCTTCTAAAAGTTTACCTTGAGACCTTAAAAGGGGAGGAGCTAACGGTAAATCTTCTCAGTGAATTTATGAGGAGTAAAGGATATAAACCATACCTTTACCAGATAGAGGCTGTAGCTCAGGCAGTTAAAAACTGTAAAGAACACAATGGAACAATTCTTGCTGATGTTGTAGGTCTCGGGAAAACAGTTACAGCATGTCTTGTTGCAAAAATACTTGGAAAAAGAGGATTAGTAATATGCCCTCCTCACCTTGTTGGGGACGAAAATAAAAGATTTGGATGGAAAAAATATCTTGAGGACTTTGAACTGTGGGGGTGGGAAGTTCGTTCTCTTGGAAAACTTGAAGAAGCTCTGAAGTTTGTTAAAGAGCATAAAGATATTGAAGTGATAATAGTTGATGAAGCGCACAGATTCAGAAATGAAAAAACTCAGAGCTATCATTATCTGCATGAGATATGCAGAGGGAAAACAGTTATTCTCCTCACCGCAACGCCTTTTAACAACCGTCCAAGCGATATATTTGCGATGTTAAAACTTTTTACCATACCTAAAAAATCATCCATTATTTTTGATGAAAATCTTGAATATAGATTTTGGGAATATGAAAATACTTTTAAAAAGCTTGCTTATATAAGAAGTTATCATAACTCAAGTGATAAAAAGAGAAGGGACAGAGCACGAAAATACTTTTATGAAGTATTTCAAAGTAAAGATATTGATATTTCTCGTGTGGAAGAACTTGCACGAAAGATTGCTAAAGAGATAAGAGCTATTCTTGAACCCATAGTTATACGTAGGAATAGACTAGATTTAAAATATTATGGAGAAAAAATAGATATGCCAGAGGTAAAAGACCCTCAGGAATGGTTCTTTGAGCTTACTCCAGAACAACTAAAATTTTACGATAAAGTTATAGAAAGTTTTAAGCCCATTGATGAAGGGGGGGTATTCACCGGTGCAATATACTTTCCTATAAGATATGAAAAGGGATTAAAAGGGGACGAATTTTCGGAAGAACTAAAACTTACGGAAGAAGAAAGCTTTCTTTATACATCTCAGAGAAACCTCTATGATTTTATGAGAAGACTTCTTGTTAAAAGGTTTGAAAGTAGTTTTGGAGCTTTCAGAGAAAGTGTAGAGCGATTTAAAAGAGTTCATGAGACAGCGCTTGACTTTGTAAAGAAAACAGGAAAGTTCATACTTGATAGAAAACTCATGGAGGAGGTTGTTACCGCAGACTCTGAAGAGATAGATAAAAAACTTGCCGAATATGAAGAAAAACTTAAGGAAGGAGAGATTGATAGGAAGTATCACAAAGTCTATGAGATAGAAAAATTCAAGGATGGTAAAAAATTTATTAAAGATATAGAAAATGATTTGAAACTTTTTGAGGACCTTTTGAAAGAGATGGATAAAGTTGGTTTAAATGAATACGACCCAAAGGCTGAACGTCTTATAGAAGGAATTGAGAATTTTTTGAACGAAAGAAGAAAAGTGGTTATTTTTACAGAATACCTTGATACAGCACGATATTTAAAAGAGAAACTTGAAAAGAAGTTTGGGGACAAGCTTCTTCTTGCAGTTGGAAATTTAAGTAAAAGCACAGTGGACGCTTTATACAAAAACTTTGACGCTCAGTATAAAGAACAAGAAGATAAATATTATATACTTCTTACAACAGATAAACTTTCGGAAGGATTCAATCTGAACAGGGCAGGAGTTGTTATAAACTATGATATTCCGTGGAATCCTGTAAGGGTAATTCAAAGGGTTGGAAGGATTAATAGAATTGGTAAAAAAGTTTATGATGAAATCTACATCGTTAACTTTTTCCCGACCGAAAAGGGAGCGGACATAGTAAAATCAAGAGAAATTGCCCAAACCAAAATGTTTATGATTCACAATGTCCTCGGTGAAGATGCAAAAATATTTGCCCCAGATGAAGAACCAACACCTTCAAAACTTTATCAGAGATTGACGACCTATAAAGAAGATGAGGAAGAGGAAAGCTTCTTTACAAAGTTAAGGCGTGAGTTTGAAGAAATAAAAGAGAAATATCCGGACATTGAAGATAGAGTAAGGGACTTACCTAACAGAATAAAAGTTGCGAAAAGAGGAGAGGAGAACGAACTGATGGTATTTATCAAAAGAGGTAAAGACATCTTTGTTGGATACAAAAACTATAATGAAAAGAATCCATCAGTAAAAACATTTGAAGAAGTTTATGAAAAAGTAAAGGCAACTCCAGAAGATAAATCGCTTAATTTAAGTGATAGTTTCTGGAAAAACTACCATCAAGTTCTTGATAAAGGAAGATATCAAAGAACTTCTCCAAAAAGATCAAATGAAACATCTGTAAAAGCAGCTAATCTCCTAAGCACCCTAATTGGTATGGATAATGTTGAAAAGCTCAAGCCATATAAAAAATTCATATCTGACTTACTTGAAGATATAAGAAGTTTTGGGACGCTTTCTGAATATGCTCTATCTGAAATCGTTGACTGGGAAGAGTATTTGAAGAATCAGAGAATAGATGAGTTAGTTAAAGAAATTGAAAAATTAAGAGAACAAATTGGAGATGACTTTATTGAGAGAATCGGAAAACATATTAAGGAAGAAGATGGAGAGATAATAATAGCAATTGAAAACCAGAAGGAGGGAAATCATGCAGGAGCTAGTTAA
- a CDS encoding vWA domain-containing protein: MKEKWRVVSHLLEQEYGMKFVPSYEGWGCGYDPMHLPLLEMWARAEVEEVPPAVRKPEGIVFDINQLSRKSEEEILTEIRHEVSLLETNFYLWRLGQREFFRFGYPPTSFLVLYAPLESLKADKRITERHPHSSSYLQQRYLHILSQLEDLYPHHLMALGFIALWTGREDLLSPLVSRQVRSLARAMQEYLSLPDGQAYDVLMEEFFGKYRVLLEEAQELNFVDLLLEEARGRNRQDGHRGRIMTDVLKKLPPHLQDFILKNRDLKAVQIPSDVVKDLVKHIRNLPDWMKDYMKQMSYLNMLERDVSFLRLFLPKTLEVELEHRGFLTFLFKPWQEERSGRSLSSSSHSRKDLSDKDKQFLRETGLTEEEYRSYRLMLKDVLPHVEALRRKFEKLLPKEEEYWWGRYHTGRRLNLKKLSVEVPTGRGRIYQRRVVPERKELAFKLVIDVSSSMRKEEKLVSAMKALLLVAETLSSMGMPLSVDLFSERVMTLKDFDEDYRNFRSKFMQIPSMVGGATNIELALLKAFDHLSSYCKTTHRRGVLILFSDGEPTRGLKGTELKKIIDTMKKEYPLVGVGVGQSRNYIEEYFDRTAIKVSDISRLPSAFSFVLENYFRRLTSVD; encoded by the coding sequence ATGAAAGAAAAATGGCGAGTGGTGTCTCACCTATTGGAGCAAGAGTACGGTATGAAGTTCGTTCCCAGCTACGAGGGCTGGGGCTGTGGATACGATCCTATGCATCTGCCTTTGTTGGAAATGTGGGCACGGGCTGAGGTAGAGGAGGTTCCACCCGCTGTAAGAAAACCCGAAGGTATCGTCTTTGACATAAACCAGCTCTCCAGAAAAAGTGAAGAGGAAATACTGACCGAGATAAGACACGAGGTGAGCCTCTTAGAAACCAACTTCTACCTGTGGAGATTGGGTCAGAGGGAGTTCTTCCGTTTCGGGTACCCTCCCACATCCTTCCTAGTCCTTTACGCCCCCTTAGAATCCCTCAAGGCTGACAAAAGAATTACCGAAAGACACCCCCACTCCTCTTCCTATCTCCAGCAGAGGTACCTACACATCCTCTCTCAGCTGGAGGATCTTTATCCCCATCATCTTATGGCACTGGGTTTTATAGCCTTGTGGACAGGTAGAGAAGACCTTTTGTCTCCCCTTGTGTCACGACAGGTGAGAAGTCTTGCTAGAGCAATGCAGGAGTACCTCTCCCTACCGGATGGACAGGCTTACGACGTTCTCATGGAGGAGTTCTTTGGTAAGTACAGGGTGTTGCTGGAGGAGGCGCAGGAACTTAACTTTGTAGATCTCCTTTTGGAAGAGGCAAGAGGCAGAAACCGACAGGATGGTCACAGAGGCCGTATAATGACAGATGTCCTCAAGAAACTCCCTCCACACCTTCAGGACTTCATACTGAAGAACAGAGATCTAAAAGCCGTCCAAATACCTTCGGATGTGGTGAAGGATCTTGTAAAACACATAAGGAACTTACCAGACTGGATGAAGGACTACATGAAACAGATGTCTTATCTCAACATGCTGGAGAGGGACGTAAGCTTCTTAAGACTCTTCCTTCCCAAAACCCTGGAGGTAGAGCTGGAGCACAGAGGTTTTCTCACCTTCCTTTTCAAACCTTGGCAGGAAGAAAGGTCCGGTAGAAGTCTCTCCTCCTCCTCTCATTCTCGTAAAGATCTCTCTGACAAAGACAAACAGTTTTTGCGTGAAACAGGCCTCACAGAGGAAGAGTACAGAAGCTACAGACTCATGCTGAAGGATGTTCTTCCGCACGTGGAGGCCCTCCGAAGGAAGTTTGAAAAGCTTTTACCCAAGGAGGAAGAGTACTGGTGGGGTAGATACCATACGGGAAGGAGGTTAAATCTGAAAAAACTATCGGTGGAAGTTCCCACAGGTAGAGGTAGGATTTACCAGAGGCGCGTTGTACCGGAGAGGAAAGAGTTGGCCTTCAAGCTGGTCATAGATGTCTCCTCTTCCATGAGGAAGGAGGAAAAACTGGTAAGCGCCATGAAAGCCCTCCTTTTGGTGGCAGAGACCCTCAGCAGTATGGGGATGCCCCTCTCTGTAGACCTCTTCAGCGAGAGGGTTATGACCCTCAAGGACTTTGACGAAGACTACAGAAACTTTAGAAGTAAGTTCATGCAGATACCCTCCATGGTGGGAGGTGCCACCAACATAGAGCTGGCACTTCTTAAAGCCTTTGATCACCTTAGTAGTTACTGTAAAACCACCCACCGTCGGGGTGTTCTCATCCTCTTTTCAGACGGAGAACCTACGAGAGGTTTGAAAGGAACAGAACTGAAAAAAATCATAGACACCATGAAAAAGGAGTATCCCCTTGTGGGTGTGGGAGTGGGACAAAGCAGAAACTACATAGAGGAGTACTTTGACAGAACAGCTATAAAGGTCAGCGATATATCACGTTTACCTTCTGCCTTCTCCTTTGTTTTAGAAAACTACTTCAGGCGCTTAACCTCTGTAGATTAA
- a CDS encoding ABC transporter substrate binding protein — protein MKGVVFLLLTLIPWIFSCTGDDTPYIAFFISGEGRQSKVEGFKQAMKDMGVSIKYDLYDGQNNLRKIEEIAQQIALQENRYRLVAVGGSLEAYYLKKAKPNFSKPIVIMGGTAVKVWGLTQDFGKPTNGVTGVDNQNAELMEKRLEIFKKFFPHVKKAVVFCTPKFEASRYATRLTVKAGEKIGIKVVPVSVRDLRDLEYVMANMKKDGFSAVIITPCFYTENFLTTYILQLANFYQIPVMCLSPDQAARGCPVAYGSSGFEQGYQAAHIALRLLRGDPVESVPFEKVRTVHLAVNMRALRELGYTYDRKALDFADIVYR, from the coding sequence GTGAAAGGTGTTGTATTTCTTCTCTTGACACTGATACCTTGGATCTTCTCATGTACAGGAGATGATACACCTTACATAGCTTTCTTTATATCGGGTGAAGGAAGACAGAGTAAGGTGGAGGGATTTAAACAGGCTATGAAGGATATGGGCGTGAGTATAAAGTATGACCTATACGATGGTCAAAACAACCTGAGAAAGATAGAGGAAATTGCCCAGCAGATAGCTCTGCAGGAAAACAGATACCGTCTGGTGGCTGTAGGTGGTAGTCTCGAGGCTTACTACCTTAAGAAGGCAAAGCCCAACTTTTCAAAACCCATCGTTATCATGGGAGGTACAGCCGTGAAGGTTTGGGGACTGACACAGGACTTCGGTAAACCCACCAACGGTGTGACAGGTGTTGATAACCAGAATGCGGAGCTTATGGAGAAAAGACTTGAGATATTCAAAAAGTTCTTTCCTCACGTGAAGAAAGCTGTTGTTTTCTGTACGCCAAAGTTTGAAGCCTCTCGTTACGCCACACGCCTGACGGTAAAAGCTGGTGAGAAGATAGGAATAAAGGTAGTTCCGGTGAGTGTGAGAGATCTGAGAGATCTGGAATACGTTATGGCCAACATGAAGAAGGATGGGTTTTCGGCCGTCATAATAACGCCTTGCTTTTACACCGAGAACTTTCTTACCACGTATATTCTTCAGTTAGCCAACTTCTACCAGATACCTGTTATGTGTCTCTCTCCGGATCAAGCTGCCAGAGGCTGTCCTGTAGCCTACGGCAGTTCAGGATTTGAGCAAGGTTATCAGGCCGCCCATATAGCGTTGCGCCTTCTGAGGGGCGATCCTGTGGAATCCGTTCCCTTCGAGAAGGTAAGGACAGTCCATCTCGCTGTCAACATGCGAGCTCTTAGGGAACTAGGCTACACCTACGACAGGAAAGCTCTTGATTTTGCCGACATAGTTTACCGGTGA